The proteins below are encoded in one region of Catenulispora sp. GP43:
- a CDS encoding MFS transporter, producing MTATVLEASGDTAMEATTERFGPVEAATGSAAGTPAAAPVVPLRRNRNFNLLWGGAVSALLGLSTADIAYPLVILAMTGSPLKAGLFATVQLIASVLATLPVGQLMDRKDRRRMLLLSESVRVAAAGSVAAAYFLGALTFWHLLLTAAALGAIQPFAGARTLLLRQVVAPEQIPAALTAEQVRQQGCELAGPSLGGAMFGISRALPFLFATVTGLVSLLTVVLLKLPKSVTPAAENAGKAEAADRPESSHDGALLGLKTIMRDPVMRATTLALCLVNTAGYPVFLSLVVRMHQNHAASGTTGLVVAAMALGGLGGTALVKPLHKVLRPGWLLILACLVFALTNFGMTFFAAPVADAVFLALGGAVIPSAVVMVNVLILQAVPDEQRGRTAAALDMFLLVGMPAGMLVASATLQWFSPTATLLGLSLLTTVAVLYAVSQKALRAAQWPDAQSA from the coding sequence ATGACCGCAACGGTGCTCGAGGCGAGTGGGGACACGGCGATGGAGGCGACAACCGAGCGGTTCGGGCCGGTCGAGGCAGCCACCGGATCGGCCGCCGGGACGCCCGCCGCCGCGCCGGTGGTCCCGCTCCGCCGCAACCGGAACTTCAACCTCCTGTGGGGCGGCGCGGTCTCGGCCCTGCTCGGCCTGAGCACCGCCGACATCGCCTACCCGCTGGTCATCCTGGCGATGACCGGCTCGCCGCTGAAGGCCGGCCTGTTCGCCACGGTGCAGCTGATCGCCTCGGTGCTGGCGACGCTGCCGGTCGGACAGCTCATGGACCGCAAGGACCGCCGCCGGATGCTCCTGCTGTCGGAGTCGGTGCGGGTGGCCGCCGCCGGTTCCGTGGCCGCCGCCTACTTCCTCGGTGCCCTGACGTTCTGGCACCTGCTGCTCACCGCCGCCGCACTCGGCGCCATCCAGCCCTTCGCCGGGGCCCGGACGCTGCTGCTGCGGCAGGTGGTGGCGCCCGAGCAGATCCCGGCCGCACTCACCGCCGAGCAGGTGCGGCAGCAGGGATGCGAGCTGGCGGGTCCGTCGCTGGGCGGGGCGATGTTCGGGATCTCGCGGGCGCTGCCGTTCCTGTTCGCCACGGTCACCGGGCTGGTCTCGCTGCTCACCGTGGTGCTGCTCAAGCTGCCGAAGTCCGTGACGCCGGCCGCCGAGAACGCAGGGAAGGCAGAGGCCGCCGACCGCCCCGAGTCCTCGCACGACGGCGCGCTCCTCGGCCTGAAGACCATCATGCGCGACCCGGTGATGCGCGCGACCACCCTCGCGCTGTGCCTGGTGAACACCGCCGGCTACCCGGTCTTCCTGAGCCTGGTGGTCCGCATGCACCAGAACCACGCCGCCTCCGGGACCACCGGCCTGGTGGTCGCCGCCATGGCGCTGGGCGGGCTGGGCGGCACCGCGCTGGTCAAGCCGCTGCACAAGGTGCTGCGTCCCGGGTGGCTGCTGATCCTGGCCTGCCTGGTCTTCGCGCTCACCAACTTCGGCATGACCTTCTTCGCCGCGCCAGTCGCGGACGCGGTGTTCCTCGCCCTCGGCGGCGCCGTCATCCCGTCGGCCGTGGTGATGGTCAACGTCCTGATCCTGCAGGCGGTGCCGGACGAGCAGCGCGGCCGGACCGCCGCCGCGCTCGACATGTTCCTGCTGGTCGGGATGCCGGCCGGAATGCTGGTGGCCAGCGCGACGCTGCAGTGGTTCTCGCCTACCGCGACGCTGCTGGGCCTGTCGCTGCTGACGACGGTCGCGGTGCTGTACGCGGTGTCCCAGAAGGCGCTGCGGGCCGCGCAGTGGCCGGACGCTCAGAGCGCCTGA
- a CDS encoding DUF3263 domain-containing protein, producing MNTSEPGGGLTDRDRAILAFEKQWWRNAGSKEQAIRERFQISATRYYQLLNALLDDEAALALEPEVVKRLRRLRAARQRARSGRVKRVADIGPDPDREPPPVSNEGHDRDRAA from the coding sequence ATGAACACCAGCGAGCCCGGGGGCGGATTGACAGACCGGGACCGCGCGATCCTGGCCTTCGAGAAACAGTGGTGGCGCAACGCCGGCAGCAAGGAGCAGGCGATCCGGGAGCGGTTCCAGATCTCTGCGACCCGCTACTACCAGTTGCTCAACGCGCTCCTGGACGACGAGGCGGCGCTGGCCCTGGAGCCGGAGGTGGTCAAACGGCTGCGCCGGCTGCGCGCCGCGCGCCAGCGTGCCAGGTCCGGACGGGTGAAGCGGGTGGCCGACATCGGGCCGGACCCCGACCGGGAGCCCCCGCCTGTGTCTAATGAGGGGCATGACCGGGACCGAGCCGCTTGA
- the nagA gene encoding N-acetylglucosamine-6-phosphate deacetylase has translation MTLLTNARIVLPDGVRAGWLRLDGHRIAEVGPEGSVPRASATDPHEESIDLAGRYVLPGFVDMHVHGGGGAAFSSGDVEQAVRAAAFHRAHGTTTIMASTVSTELDELQRYLSDLAGLVEDGLLAGLHLEGPFISKARCGAHDPALLRAPDPALLRPLLAAGRGTVKMVTLAPELDFGIEATALLANSGVIAAVGHTDGGYGITEQAFSNGAKVATHLFNAMPGVHHREPGPVVAAIEDESVIVELVNDGIHVHPAVIGMVFNAVGPHRVALITDAMAAAGQPDGMYRLGALEVEVAAGVARLSGGGSIAGSTLTMDVAFRRAVRELGLPIHDAAVSASLTPALALGLDHEIGSLEAGKFADLVVLDDELEVRGVVKRGQWTLALEE, from the coding sequence ATGACACTGCTGACGAACGCCCGGATCGTCCTGCCCGACGGTGTGCGAGCCGGCTGGCTGCGCCTGGACGGCCACCGGATCGCCGAGGTGGGCCCGGAGGGCTCGGTTCCGCGAGCGTCCGCCACCGACCCCCACGAGGAATCCATAGACCTGGCCGGGCGCTATGTCCTGCCCGGCTTCGTCGACATGCACGTCCACGGCGGCGGGGGCGCGGCCTTCAGCTCCGGCGACGTCGAGCAGGCGGTGCGCGCCGCGGCGTTCCACCGCGCGCACGGCACCACCACGATCATGGCCTCGACGGTCTCCACCGAGCTGGACGAGCTGCAGCGCTACCTGTCCGACCTCGCGGGCCTGGTCGAGGACGGCCTGCTGGCCGGGCTGCACCTGGAGGGCCCGTTCATCTCCAAGGCCCGCTGCGGCGCCCACGACCCGGCCCTGCTGCGCGCGCCGGACCCGGCGCTGCTGCGGCCGCTGCTGGCCGCCGGGCGCGGCACGGTGAAGATGGTGACCCTGGCGCCGGAGCTGGACTTCGGCATCGAGGCCACCGCGCTGCTGGCGAACTCCGGCGTGATCGCCGCGGTCGGGCACACCGACGGCGGCTACGGCATCACCGAGCAGGCCTTCTCCAACGGCGCCAAGGTGGCCACCCACCTGTTCAACGCGATGCCCGGGGTGCACCACCGCGAGCCGGGCCCGGTGGTGGCCGCGATCGAGGACGAGTCGGTGATCGTCGAGCTCGTCAACGACGGCATCCACGTGCACCCGGCGGTGATCGGCATGGTCTTCAACGCCGTCGGCCCGCACCGCGTGGCCCTGATCACCGACGCCATGGCCGCGGCCGGCCAGCCCGACGGCATGTACCGGCTCGGCGCGCTGGAGGTGGAGGTGGCCGCCGGCGTGGCCCGGCTCTCCGGCGGCGGCTCGATCGCCGGCAGCACCCTGACCATGGACGTCGCGTTCCGCCGCGCGGTGCGCGAGCTGGGCCTGCCGATCCACGACGCCGCCGTGTCGGCCTCGCTGACCCCGGCGCTGGCCCTGGGCCTGGACCACGAGATCGGCTCCCTGGAGGCCGGCAAGTTCGCCGACCTGGTCGTGCTCGACGACGAGCTGGAGGTGCGCGGGGTCGTGAAGCGCGGCCAATGGACCCTGGCGCTCGAGGAATAA
- a CDS encoding FtsK/SpoIIIE domain-containing protein produces MAGSVGSENPIQRLARGFRDHPITEAFGRYTNTTRHASKRAKARALDIGHPVVVLARGTKRMAADAKTYWTEAGGHEKHKEWRDLAVFVFAVCAVAVGFQPYGILLLIAVWAAAATYLGRDRPDPGKDPESEAHVARLQSAYNGLVPYLMDTHDPDERFKPGGGYRDGFTEWEFDEGDRLVTLKLQYSPFFKDGEADSRAKVERALEGKIGQSNEYLYDWDEEGNKLAVRILPPLPIGIPAQPWKVAEIEYVLGFTDPTSTARLIPVQLTAEPGGEVPVVELAPVVWRHGRFAAEPHLLVAGVLGSGKSNLLRSLAAQALGHGHLVTAIDAEHTGHFDEFTGRDGVLRVESQPAAAMDLLDWVCAESTRRAERLRELGDTEDTLMTELAKPMWLFVDELASLGEAAGRAGLADPQDLLADLMRAGRTTGVTVVLSCRAERVSELRATVRNQAHARVGLGQLPPGASTALFGGTLEIGGPAVLPPGRGFARVGGGPVVRVQVPVAADVTAALPVLVGAVVTAGDGADPEARGDDGADGFGGFGGFDGNSAEGPDLY; encoded by the coding sequence ATGGCGGGATCGGTGGGGTCGGAGAACCCCATCCAGCGCCTGGCCCGCGGCTTCCGTGATCATCCGATCACGGAAGCCTTCGGCCGTTACACGAACACCACCCGGCACGCCTCCAAGCGGGCCAAGGCGCGGGCGCTGGACATCGGGCACCCCGTGGTCGTGCTGGCCCGCGGGACCAAGCGCATGGCCGCGGACGCCAAGACCTACTGGACCGAGGCCGGCGGGCACGAGAAGCACAAGGAGTGGCGGGACCTGGCGGTCTTCGTCTTCGCCGTGTGCGCGGTGGCCGTGGGCTTCCAGCCGTACGGCATCCTGCTGCTGATCGCGGTCTGGGCGGCCGCGGCCACCTACCTGGGCCGGGACCGGCCCGACCCCGGCAAGGACCCGGAGAGCGAGGCGCACGTCGCGCGGCTGCAGTCGGCGTACAACGGCCTGGTCCCCTACCTGATGGACACCCACGACCCGGACGAGCGCTTCAAGCCCGGCGGCGGCTACCGCGACGGGTTCACCGAATGGGAGTTCGACGAGGGCGACCGGCTGGTCACGCTCAAGCTCCAGTACTCCCCCTTCTTCAAGGACGGCGAGGCTGACTCCCGGGCCAAGGTCGAGCGGGCCCTGGAGGGCAAGATCGGCCAGTCCAACGAGTACCTCTACGACTGGGACGAGGAGGGCAACAAGCTCGCCGTCCGGATCCTGCCGCCGCTGCCGATCGGGATCCCGGCGCAGCCGTGGAAGGTCGCCGAGATCGAGTACGTGCTCGGTTTCACCGACCCCACCTCGACCGCGCGCCTGATCCCGGTGCAGCTGACCGCCGAGCCCGGCGGCGAGGTGCCGGTGGTGGAGCTGGCGCCGGTGGTCTGGCGGCACGGCCGGTTCGCCGCCGAGCCGCACCTGCTGGTGGCCGGCGTCCTGGGCAGCGGCAAGTCGAACCTGCTGCGCTCGCTGGCCGCCCAGGCCCTGGGCCACGGCCACCTGGTGACCGCGATCGACGCCGAGCACACCGGGCACTTCGACGAGTTCACCGGCCGCGACGGCGTGCTGCGCGTGGAGTCCCAGCCGGCCGCCGCGATGGACCTGCTGGACTGGGTCTGCGCGGAGTCCACGCGCCGGGCCGAGCGGCTGCGCGAGCTCGGCGACACCGAGGACACCCTGATGACCGAGCTGGCCAAGCCGATGTGGCTGTTCGTGGACGAGCTGGCGTCCCTGGGCGAGGCGGCCGGCCGGGCCGGGCTGGCCGATCCGCAGGACCTGCTGGCGGACCTGATGCGGGCCGGCCGGACCACCGGCGTGACCGTGGTGCTGTCCTGCCGCGCCGAGCGGGTCTCCGAGCTGCGGGCCACGGTGCGCAACCAGGCGCACGCCCGGGTCGGGCTCGGGCAGTTGCCGCCCGGGGCCTCCACCGCGCTGTTCGGCGGCACGCTGGAGATCGGCGGCCCGGCGGTCCTGCCCCCGGGACGCGGCTTCGCCCGGGTCGGCGGCGGTCCGGTGGTGCGGGTGCAGGTGCCGGTCGCGGCGGACGTCACCGCGGCGCTGCCGGTGCTGGTCGGCGCGGTCGTGACCGCCGGGGACGGTGCGGACCCCGAGGCCCGCGGGGACGACGGGGCCGACGGTTTCGGCGGGTTCGGCGGGTTCGATGGGAACAGCGCGGAAGGGCCGGACCTCTACTGA